The following proteins come from a genomic window of Citrobacter europaeus:
- a CDS encoding SPASM domain-containing protein translates to MDDTTLQLFIRRKIDTEEASDVVFTWQDGESMPGGLHFFERVIELQQQYAKSKNIINTFQTNGILLDDEWCEFFKKNQFMICISVDSDVALHDNTCDTISGKSTNYQVENAARLLQKYDIEFSTLTVVNTENSHHPLRIYHYLKSLGSRHMQFIPLLRPLVQGGVDAQSLGPAALGIFLKTIFYTWVRLDIGTIKIPIFEHAFAAWCGLSVPTCVYASCDDSALALKINDDNYHCDRVVNSKYFMRDRNQPIATAMQQNSMNQRVESSKPTLVEECASCKVEFACHGGCAKDRVALSRCGVPQLNYFCESYQAFFTYVEPYMLMMRALWEQNYAPSDIRQYLT, encoded by the coding sequence ATGGACGATACGACACTTCAGCTATTTATTCGTCGAAAAATTGATACTGAGGAAGCGAGTGATGTGGTTTTTACCTGGCAGGACGGAGAATCAATGCCTGGCGGACTTCATTTCTTTGAACGAGTCATAGAGCTACAACAGCAATATGCGAAAAGTAAAAATATTATTAATACATTTCAAACCAACGGAATTCTTTTAGATGATGAATGGTGTGAGTTCTTCAAGAAAAACCAGTTTATGATTTGCATTTCAGTGGATAGCGATGTTGCATTACATGACAATACCTGCGATACGATTTCTGGTAAATCAACAAACTATCAGGTTGAAAATGCTGCGAGATTATTGCAAAAATATGATATTGAATTTAGCACACTGACGGTCGTTAACACCGAAAATAGCCACCATCCGCTGCGCATCTACCATTATTTAAAAAGTCTGGGTAGCCGCCATATGCAGTTTATTCCCTTACTTAGACCGCTTGTACAAGGCGGTGTAGATGCGCAAAGCCTTGGGCCAGCCGCACTGGGAATTTTTTTGAAAACGATTTTTTATACCTGGGTACGTCTGGATATCGGTACGATTAAAATCCCCATCTTTGAGCATGCGTTTGCTGCGTGGTGCGGGTTATCTGTGCCAACATGTGTTTATGCTTCATGTGATGATAGCGCGTTAGCGCTGAAAATAAACGATGATAATTATCATTGCGATCGCGTTGTTAATTCGAAATATTTTATGCGTGACCGCAATCAACCTATTGCAACCGCGATGCAGCAAAACTCGATGAATCAGAGAGTAGAATCATCCAAACCGACACTGGTAGAAGAATGTGCGAGTTGCAAAGTAGAATTCGCCTGCCACGGTGGTTGTGCAAAAGATCGCGTAGCACTTTCCCGATGCGGTGTTCCGCAACTTAATTATTTTTGTGAAAGTTATCAGGCCTTTTTTACTTATGTTGAACCCTATATGTTGATGATGAGGGCGTTATGGGAACAAAACTATGCGCCTTCCGATATTCGTCAATATTTGACCTGA
- a CDS encoding bifunctional metallophosphatase/5'-nucleotidase — translation MKVKTITAGILLTLPFWACAKDVTIIYTNDLHAHVDTYKVPYVADGKREIGGFANISTLVKQEKSKNKATFYFDAGDYFTGPYISSLTKGQAIIDIMNTMPFDAVSIGNHEFDHGWDNLLRQLSKAKFPVLLGNVFHKDSEIPFWNKPYTILEKDGVKIGVIGLHGVYAFNDTISELSIQGLDNDKSNRFDKSAAALKNQGIEARDEVKYLQHYLDELRGKVDVTVALVHEGVPARQSSIGSTDVRRALDKDIQTASQVKGLDILITGHAHVGTPEPIKVGDTLILSTDSGGIDVGKLILDVEPGANTKKVKSFELKTIFADEWKPDPTTQKVIDGWNKKLADIVRQPVGESPIMLTRAYGESSQLGNLFTDAMLVAAPDAQIALINSGSLRADLNAGPITFGDITSTFPFKNELTEMDLSGKELRNLMEHGASLTNGILQMSKGAEVRYMPQNPVGQRIVSFTINGKAIEDTQTYHVATTTFLALGGDGFLAFKEGKNVQVRAGNNMSDVVIDYLKSGHKIVPHEVNEMRVEVSKK, via the coding sequence ATGAAGGTAAAAACGATTACAGCAGGTATTCTGTTGACATTGCCATTTTGGGCCTGCGCCAAAGATGTCACCATTATTTATACCAATGATCTCCATGCTCATGTTGATACTTATAAAGTCCCCTATGTAGCAGACGGTAAACGTGAAATTGGTGGATTCGCTAATATAAGCACTTTAGTCAAGCAGGAAAAATCCAAAAATAAAGCCACATTTTATTTTGACGCCGGTGACTATTTTACCGGGCCGTATATCAGCAGCCTGACTAAGGGTCAGGCCATCATTGACATCATGAATACTATGCCCTTTGATGCAGTATCAATAGGTAATCATGAATTCGACCATGGCTGGGATAATCTCTTGCGGCAGTTGAGCAAAGCAAAATTTCCTGTTCTGTTGGGGAATGTATTCCACAAGGACAGCGAGATACCATTCTGGAACAAACCGTATACCATCCTGGAAAAGGATGGCGTGAAAATTGGCGTTATTGGGCTGCACGGTGTGTATGCATTCAATGACACCATTTCAGAACTCTCGATCCAGGGGCTCGATAATGATAAAAGTAACCGCTTTGATAAATCAGCAGCTGCCCTCAAGAACCAGGGAATCGAAGCTCGCGATGAGGTGAAATATCTGCAGCATTATCTGGATGAGTTGCGGGGTAAAGTTGACGTCACCGTTGCGCTCGTTCACGAAGGCGTTCCGGCTCGTCAGTCCAGTATCGGTAGTACGGACGTTAGACGTGCACTGGATAAAGATATTCAGACCGCTAGTCAGGTTAAAGGGCTTGATATTCTCATCACCGGACACGCTCATGTTGGAACACCGGAACCTATCAAAGTGGGGGATACGCTAATCCTTTCTACTGACAGTGGTGGTATCGATGTAGGTAAATTGATACTTGATGTTGAACCAGGGGCGAATACAAAAAAAGTTAAAAGCTTCGAGCTGAAAACAATTTTTGCTGATGAGTGGAAACCTGATCCAACAACACAAAAAGTTATCGATGGCTGGAATAAAAAACTCGCGGATATTGTGCGTCAGCCAGTCGGTGAATCCCCGATCATGTTAACCCGTGCCTATGGCGAATCATCGCAACTAGGCAACTTATTTACAGATGCAATGCTCGTCGCTGCACCGGATGCACAGATCGCACTGATTAACTCCGGTAGTTTACGTGCTGATCTCAACGCGGGTCCCATTACCTTTGGTGACATTACCAGTACTTTCCCCTTTAAGAATGAGCTTACTGAGATGGATCTTAGCGGTAAGGAGCTGCGCAATCTCATGGAACATGGGGCATCTCTCACTAATGGCATACTGCAAATGTCAAAAGGTGCTGAAGTGCGTTACATGCCGCAGAATCCGGTCGGGCAGCGCATAGTATCGTTCACAATCAATGGCAAAGCGATTGAAGATACGCAGACTTACCATGTTGCCACCACGACCTTCCTTGCTTTAGGAGGCGATGGTTTTCTGGCATTTAAAGAAGGGAAAAATGTACAAGTCCGCGCCGGGAATAATATGTCTGATGTCGTGATTGATTATCTGAAATCGGGGCACAAAATCGTTCCCCACGAAGTTAACGAAATGCGTGTTGAAGTGAGTAAAAAATAA
- a CDS encoding nucleoside-specific channel-forming protein Tsx, translating to MQKITQILSGAFMLFPTLTMAASANNEYVSDWWHQSINIVGSNSTRFGPLKRADLYPEYRAWAHVDWFDFYGYADLPKFFGIGNDNDIGIWDNGSPFFMEIEPRFSIDKLTGVDLSFGPFKEWYFAHNYIYDAGTNAGQRQSTWYMGIGTDIETGLPMTLSANIYAKYQGNNYNAANENEWDGYRFKVKYVIPITTIFGGNLNYVGFTNFDFGSDLKEKSGGEQQFYSRTNSSIVSTNVLSLVYPHWNFGATLRYFYHGGQFEEGSKAFNSDGDITSIDSTGWAYYLTVGYAF from the coding sequence ATGCAAAAAATAACACAAATATTATCCGGCGCATTTATGCTTTTCCCTACGCTAACAATGGCAGCCTCAGCGAATAATGAATACGTATCAGACTGGTGGCATCAAAGTATTAATATAGTTGGGAGCAACTCCACTCGTTTTGGGCCACTAAAAAGAGCCGACTTATATCCCGAGTATCGTGCATGGGCACATGTGGATTGGTTTGATTTCTATGGCTATGCTGACTTACCTAAGTTTTTTGGTATAGGCAATGATAATGATATCGGCATTTGGGACAACGGTTCTCCGTTTTTTATGGAGATAGAACCGCGCTTTAGCATCGACAAACTAACGGGGGTCGACCTAAGTTTTGGTCCATTTAAAGAATGGTATTTTGCCCACAACTATATCTATGATGCAGGAACCAATGCAGGACAACGTCAGAGCACATGGTATATGGGGATAGGGACAGATATTGAAACGGGACTACCGATGACGTTATCTGCAAATATCTATGCCAAATATCAAGGAAACAATTACAATGCAGCCAACGAAAACGAATGGGATGGTTATCGCTTTAAAGTAAAATATGTCATTCCTATTACCACAATATTTGGTGGAAACCTAAATTACGTCGGCTTTACCAACTTTGACTTTGGTTCAGACCTAAAAGAAAAATCAGGTGGCGAGCAGCAATTTTACTCCCGAACAAATAGCTCGATAGTTTCCACAAATGTACTCAGTCTGGTTTATCCTCACTGGAACTTTGGCGCCACCCTGCGTTATTTCTATCATGGTGGACAATTTGAAGAAGGTAGTAAAGCATTTAACAGCGACGGAGACATCACCTCTATAGACTCAACGGGGTGGGCATACTATTTAACTGTTGGTTACGCTTTTTAA
- a CDS encoding bifunctional metallophosphatase/5'-nucleotidase yields the protein MKIRTKLNFITLCLSATLAASVNAKDVTIYYTNDLHAHVSPGKIPAVDKERLVGGFANIATIVNDAKKRNKDVFFFDAGDYFTGPYISTLTKGEAIIDIMNTMPFDAVSVGNHEFDHGVDNMVKQLSKAKFPVLLGNVFYTNSDKPVWNKPWTIIEKDGIKIGVIGIHQKFAFYDTVAAKAYAGSEARDEAPYIQKGLDALKGKVDITVLLIHEGTPARQSSFGNKDVARMLQADIDTAKKFEGIDVLITGHAHVGTPEPIKVNDTLIASTDAYGTDIGKLVLDFNPQTKKIDGYDGKLITVFADEYKPDPIVQAKIDEWNAKLKNITDQIIGSTTAPFTRSYGESSPVGNLVIDAMMAKAPDAVVGLQNSGGLRADLPQGNLRYGDVITTFPFNNELVEMDLTGKDLINLMIHATNLTNGVLQVSKSIHVEYDSKKPLGERIISFTINNKPVDPTKTYRVVTHSFCATGGDGFEAFLKGTNIKTINSTTSAESIIDYVKTHNPLKPDLEMRVVDVSTAK from the coding sequence ATGAAGATAAGAACAAAGCTTAATTTTATTACATTGTGCCTGTCCGCAACATTAGCCGCATCAGTTAACGCAAAGGATGTGACGATCTATTACACTAACGATTTACATGCTCATGTATCTCCAGGGAAAATTCCAGCCGTCGATAAAGAACGTCTGGTAGGAGGTTTTGCGAATATAGCCACCATCGTTAATGATGCGAAGAAAAGAAACAAAGATGTATTTTTCTTCGACGCCGGAGATTATTTCACCGGCCCCTATATAAGCACCTTGACGAAAGGTGAAGCAATTATCGACATCATGAATACCATGCCGTTCGATGCTGTATCCGTGGGGAACCACGAATTTGACCATGGCGTTGATAATATGGTTAAGCAGTTATCAAAAGCAAAATTTCCGGTTTTACTGGGTAACGTTTTTTATACTAACAGTGACAAACCCGTCTGGAACAAACCCTGGACGATTATCGAAAAAGACGGCATAAAAATTGGCGTAATTGGTATACATCAAAAATTTGCGTTTTATGACACCGTTGCCGCTAAGGCTTATGCGGGTTCAGAGGCCCGTGATGAAGCACCTTATATTCAAAAAGGGCTTGATGCATTAAAAGGTAAAGTGGATATCACTGTGCTGCTTATCCATGAAGGTACGCCAGCACGTCAATCAAGTTTTGGCAATAAAGACGTAGCCAGAATGTTGCAAGCCGATATCGATACCGCAAAGAAATTTGAGGGTATTGATGTGTTAATTACAGGACATGCTCATGTGGGCACACCTGAGCCAATTAAAGTCAATGACACGCTCATTGCTTCCACAGATGCGTATGGTACTGATATCGGTAAATTAGTATTGGATTTTAACCCGCAGACTAAAAAAATTGACGGCTATGACGGTAAATTAATCACTGTATTTGCAGACGAATATAAACCAGACCCTATAGTTCAAGCCAAGATTGATGAATGGAATGCTAAGCTGAAAAATATCACCGATCAAATCATTGGGTCAACAACCGCCCCCTTCACCCGCTCTTATGGTGAATCATCACCTGTTGGTAATTTAGTTATTGACGCCATGATGGCCAAGGCGCCGGACGCCGTCGTGGGATTACAGAATAGTGGAGGATTGCGTGCTGATTTACCACAAGGAAATTTACGATATGGTGATGTAATTACTACCTTCCCATTTAATAACGAACTTGTTGAAATGGATCTCACCGGAAAGGATCTCATCAATTTAATGATCCACGCAACTAATCTTACTAATGGGGTTTTGCAAGTTTCAAAAAGCATTCATGTTGAGTATGACAGTAAAAAACCTTTGGGTGAGCGAATCATAAGTTTCACTATTAATAATAAACCTGTGGATCCAACCAAAACATATCGGGTTGTTACACACTCATTTTGCGCGACGGGTGGAGATGGATTCGAAGCGTTCTTAAAAGGAACCAATATCAAAACTATCAATAGTACAACCTCTGCTGAGTCAATCATTGATTATGTCAAGACTCATAATCCTTTGAAACCCGATCTTGAAATGAGAGTAGTCGATGTAAGCACGGCAAAATAG
- a CDS encoding bifunctional metallophosphatase/5'-nucleotidase, translated as MKLKVIAAGILLTLPFWACAKDVTIIYTNDLHAHVEPYKVPWIADGKRDIGGWANITTLIKKEKSKNKATWFFDAGDYFTGPYISSLTKGKAIIDIMNTMPFDAVTMGNHEFDDGWDNTLLQLSQANFPIVQGNIFYQNSDKAFWDKPYTIIEKDGVKIGVIGLHGVFAFNDTVSAAMREGIEARDEIKWLQRYIDELKDKVDLTVLLVHEGTPARQSSIGSTDVRRALDKDIQTASQVKGLDILITGHAHVGTPEPIKVGNTLILSTDSGGIDVGKLVLDYKDKPHSFTMKNFELKTIYADEWKPDPQTKQVIDRWNKKLDEVVGQTVAQSPVELTRAYGESASLGNLAADALLAAAGKNAQLALTNSGGIRSEIPSGAITMGGVISTFPFPNELVTMDLTGKQLRSLMEHGASLSNGVLQVSKGLEMKYDSSKPVGQRVLELTLNGKAIEDATVYHIATQNFLADGGDGFTTFTEGKARNTTGGYYVYNAVIDYFKAGNTITDEQLNGMRVADVKK; from the coding sequence ATGAAATTAAAAGTGATTGCTGCGGGTATTTTGTTGACATTACCATTCTGGGCCTGTGCCAAGGATGTCACCATTATTTATACCAACGATCTCCATGCACATGTGGAACCTTATAAAGTGCCGTGGATTGCTGATGGTAAGCGTGATATCGGCGGCTGGGCGAATATCACCACTTTGATAAAAAAAGAGAAAAGCAAAAACAAAGCCACATGGTTTTTTGATGCAGGTGACTATTTTACCGGTCCTTATATCAGCAGCTTAACGAAGGGCAAGGCGATCATTGATATTATGAATACCATGCCGTTTGATGCTGTCACCATGGGCAATCATGAATTTGATGATGGCTGGGATAATACGTTACTCCAGCTAAGCCAGGCGAACTTCCCTATTGTGCAGGGCAATATTTTTTATCAGAACAGTGATAAAGCGTTTTGGGATAAGCCATACACCATTATTGAAAAAGATGGCGTGAAAATTGGCGTTATAGGTTTGCACGGCGTATTTGCCTTCAATGATACCGTTTCTGCTGCAATGCGCGAAGGTATTGAAGCACGGGATGAGATTAAATGGTTACAGCGTTATATTGATGAACTTAAGGATAAAGTGGATTTGACCGTATTACTGGTTCATGAAGGCACGCCTGCCCGTCAGTCCAGCATAGGAAGTACCGATGTACGCCGTGCGCTGGATAAGGATATTCAGACGGCAAGCCAGGTGAAAGGTCTGGATATTCTGATTACCGGACATGCGCATGTCGGTACGCCGGAACCCATTAAAGTAGGCAATACGCTGATCCTCTCGACAGACAGCGGTGGTATCGATGTAGGGAAACTGGTACTGGACTACAAAGATAAGCCACATAGTTTTACGATGAAAAATTTCGAACTTAAAACCATTTACGCAGATGAGTGGAAGCCCGATCCGCAAACAAAGCAGGTGATTGACCGCTGGAATAAGAAACTTGACGAAGTGGTAGGACAGACGGTGGCGCAGTCGCCGGTTGAATTAACACGTGCATATGGTGAATCAGCTTCGCTGGGCAACCTGGCTGCGGATGCTTTGCTGGCCGCTGCGGGTAAAAACGCACAGTTGGCCTTAACCAACTCTGGCGGTATCCGCAGTGAGATCCCGTCTGGCGCGATTACGATGGGCGGTGTCATTAGTACATTCCCATTCCCTAACGAACTGGTCACGATGGATCTTACCGGTAAACAATTACGTAGTCTGATGGAACATGGCGCAAGTTTAAGTAATGGCGTGTTGCAGGTCTCAAAAGGCCTGGAAATGAAATACGACAGCAGTAAACCCGTAGGACAACGGGTCCTGGAACTTACACTTAATGGTAAGGCAATTGAAGATGCGACGGTTTATCACATTGCTACCCAAAACTTCCTTGCTGATGGTGGTGACGGCTTCACCACATTTACCGAGGGTAAAGCGCGTAACACAACAGGTGGGTATTACGTTTACAACGCAGTGATCGATTACTTTAAAGCAGGTAACACCATCACCGATGAACAACTTAACGGTATGCGCGTTGCTGACGTGAAAAAATAA
- a CDS encoding cytoplasmic protein has translation MSTLFTINTCKTFGCRNLGLATSEDYSWPNYRLGYPALHCRACGSYPPLFEAQQFNEWVTVYLSAYASESGHFCPVCYGKKTICYGYNPQRTQRVQCCACKKVWTPKRQLPREVISPERIETVPLIVPFQGAEADQKLYVLLSFDAIRGNILHLSTNFTQHPVGETLRYLWRGNIEPDLDRSDIVKHVDMREMQFLQRSQFDEIQYGSAVLKRNANGSILRPVISAHGHFRLLKILFPEIKTHVISHECFLRGAVITVWAELFRQQQAELWFIEEDISDSDTNTPWYFQGKTRHGWWQSQWSFWIQEKNRKMVCPLTGGDGNNARTISLTASQRYIRWLYKQTNFTRSTQLSAGSVTQILISLAHEYNAKL, from the coding sequence ATGTCGACTTTATTTACAATTAATACCTGCAAGACGTTTGGGTGTCGCAATTTAGGGTTAGCTACATCTGAAGATTACAGCTGGCCGAACTATAGGTTGGGTTATCCGGCATTGCACTGTCGGGCATGTGGGAGTTATCCCCCACTATTTGAAGCACAACAATTTAATGAATGGGTGACTGTTTACTTAAGCGCATACGCCTCTGAAAGTGGCCATTTTTGTCCCGTATGTTATGGCAAGAAAACTATTTGTTATGGTTATAATCCGCAAAGAACACAGCGCGTTCAGTGCTGCGCCTGCAAAAAAGTCTGGACACCTAAGCGGCAATTACCAAGAGAAGTAATATCACCAGAACGGATTGAAACGGTTCCTTTAATTGTACCGTTCCAGGGGGCGGAAGCAGATCAGAAACTCTATGTCCTGCTCAGTTTCGATGCTATTCGAGGTAATATTCTTCATCTATCTACTAATTTTACTCAGCACCCGGTCGGGGAAACCTTACGTTATCTCTGGAGAGGCAATATCGAGCCTGATTTGGATCGCAGTGATATCGTAAAACACGTTGATATGCGTGAGATGCAGTTTTTACAACGCAGTCAGTTCGATGAGATTCAGTATGGAAGTGCGGTACTCAAACGTAACGCCAATGGTTCTATTCTGCGTCCGGTTATATCAGCTCATGGGCATTTTCGGTTGTTGAAGATCCTCTTTCCTGAGATAAAGACACATGTTATTTCTCACGAATGTTTTCTTCGCGGAGCGGTTATTACTGTTTGGGCAGAACTGTTTCGCCAACAACAAGCTGAGCTTTGGTTTATAGAGGAGGATATAAGTGACAGTGATACGAATACTCCCTGGTATTTTCAGGGTAAAACGCGGCATGGCTGGTGGCAAAGTCAGTGGTCGTTTTGGATACAGGAAAAAAACCGTAAGATGGTTTGCCCATTAACCGGCGGGGATGGCAATAATGCCAGGACAATTTCTTTAACGGCCAGTCAGCGCTATATTCGCTGGCTATACAAACAAACTAATTTTACTCGCAGTACCCAATTATCCGCAGGAAGCGTAACGCAAATACTAATTTCCCTCGCGCATGAATATAACGCTAAACTTTAA
- a CDS encoding EmmdR/YeeO family multidrug/toxin efflux MATE transporter — protein MRFQLSSLRSTLNVSAALRQVASRTPWYAKRKSYKVLFWREITPLAVPIFLENTCVLLMGVLSTFLVSWLGKEAMAGVGLADSFNMVIMAFFAAIDLGTTVVVAFSLGKRDRRRARAAARQSLVIMTIFATVLAAVIHYFGQQIIDVVAGEATPDVKALALTYLELTVLSYPAAAIALIGSGALRGAGNTKIPLLINGGMNILNIIISSILIYGIFSWQGLGFVGAGLGLTISRYIGAIAIIWVLMIGFNPALRIPFKSYFKPLNLAIIWEVMGIGIPASIESVLFNGGKLLTQMFVSGMGTSVIAGNFIAFSIAALINLPGNALGSASTIITGRRLGNGQIAQAEIQLRHVFWLSTIGLTAIAWLTAPFAGVMAAFYTQDQDVKEVIVILIWLNAAFMPIWAASWVLPAGFKGARDARFAMWVSMLGMWGCRVVVGYTLGIVLGWGVVGVWLGMFFDWAVRAALFYWRMVTGRWLWKYPRPEREKCIKQPVAPE, from the coding sequence ATGAGGTTTCAACTTTCTTCTTTAAGGTCCACTTTGAACGTCTCCGCTGCCTTACGCCAGGTCGCTTCCCGTACGCCCTGGTATGCCAAACGCAAGAGTTATAAGGTTCTCTTTTGGCGCGAAATCACCCCGCTTGCTGTCCCTATTTTTCTGGAAAACACCTGTGTGCTGTTGATGGGGGTCTTGAGTACCTTCCTGGTGAGCTGGTTGGGAAAAGAAGCAATGGCTGGGGTCGGCCTCGCCGACAGTTTCAACATGGTCATCATGGCATTTTTCGCCGCCATCGATCTGGGTACCACGGTGGTTGTAGCATTTAGTCTGGGAAAACGGGATCGTCGACGGGCCAGAGCCGCGGCCAGACAATCGCTGGTGATCATGACAATTTTTGCTACCGTGCTGGCCGCGGTCATTCATTATTTTGGTCAACAGATTATTGACGTTGTCGCAGGTGAAGCAACGCCAGACGTTAAGGCTTTGGCGCTTACCTATCTGGAGCTAACTGTGCTCAGCTACCCGGCGGCAGCCATTGCGTTGATCGGTAGCGGTGCACTACGCGGAGCCGGAAATACCAAAATACCGCTGTTGATTAACGGCGGCATGAACATTCTGAATATCATCATCAGCAGCATCCTGATCTACGGGATCTTTTCCTGGCAAGGGTTGGGATTCGTGGGGGCCGGACTCGGGCTAACCATTTCACGCTACATCGGTGCAATCGCCATTATTTGGGTACTGATGATTGGTTTTAATCCGGCGCTACGTATTCCCTTCAAAAGCTATTTTAAACCCCTCAATCTCGCCATCATCTGGGAGGTTATGGGGATCGGTATTCCGGCAAGCATCGAGTCGGTACTGTTTAATGGCGGTAAACTGTTAACGCAGATGTTTGTTTCAGGCATGGGCACCAGCGTAATTGCCGGAAACTTCATTGCATTTTCTATCGCTGCGCTCATCAACCTCCCGGGGAATGCTTTAGGTTCCGCGTCGACAATCATTACCGGCAGGCGTTTGGGAAATGGCCAGATTGCCCAGGCTGAAATCCAGTTACGCCATGTTTTCTGGCTGTCGACGATAGGCTTAACCGCCATCGCCTGGCTAACCGCCCCTTTTGCTGGCGTGATGGCCGCGTTTTATACCCAGGATCAGGATGTAAAAGAGGTCATTGTCATTCTGATTTGGCTCAATGCGGCATTTATGCCGATATGGGCGGCTTCCTGGGTATTACCGGCTGGATTTAAAGGTGCTCGCGATGCACGTTTTGCTATGTGGGTATCAATGTTGGGCATGTGGGGCTGTCGCGTCGTAGTGGGCTACACCCTGGGGATCGTTTTAGGATGGGGCGTAGTCGGTGTCTGGTTAGGGATGTTCTTCGATTGGGCTGTGCGCGCGGCGTTATTTTACTGGCGTATGGTCACAGGCCGTTGGCTGTGGAAATACCCGCGTCCCGAACGGGAAAAGTGCATAAAACAACCTGTTGCGCCTGAATAA
- a CDS encoding DUF5951 family protein, with translation MEAYLSGENFFVKPHFHECVSIDASLDSLLHLQTF, from the coding sequence GTGGAGGCTTATCTTAGCGGCGAAAATTTTTTTGTCAAACCCCATTTCCACGAATGCGTATCAATTGATGCTTCTCTCGACAGTTTGTTGCATTTACAGACATTTTAA